The following proteins are encoded in a genomic region of Flammeovirga pectinis:
- a CDS encoding Glu/Leu/Phe/Val family dehydrogenase, which produces MEDISIFEEVSGMGHEQVVYCHEKSTGLKAIIAIHNTVLGPALGGTRMWMYENEAQATNDALRLSRGMTFKNSIAGLNLGGGKAVIIGDARKHKSEGMLRAYGRFLKNLNGKYITAEDVGMNANDMEHIAAETSYVSGMPETRGGLGDPSPFTAYTTYMGMKAAAKKQFGTDSLAGKKVSIQGAGHVGEYIIQHLVKEGCEIYVSDFYEDRVKDVVNKYGIKGVSLDEIYDLDVDIYSPCALGATVNNETLERLKCSIIAGCANNQLANEKIHGDLAMQKGILYAPDFLINSGGVINVYAEVIKTSKDWSWNKCEFVYDQTLKVFEQSAAQNINTQQVAIDIAQQRIDQVAAIKSTY; this is translated from the coding sequence ATGGAAGATATCTCAATATTCGAAGAGGTCTCTGGCATGGGACATGAGCAAGTGGTTTATTGCCATGAAAAATCAACAGGATTAAAAGCTATTATAGCTATTCATAATACAGTTCTCGGACCTGCCCTTGGTGGTACAAGAATGTGGATGTATGAAAATGAAGCACAAGCCACCAATGATGCTTTAAGATTATCTAGAGGTATGACTTTTAAAAACTCTATCGCAGGTTTAAATCTTGGTGGAGGAAAAGCTGTAATTATTGGTGATGCAAGAAAGCACAAGTCTGAGGGAATGCTTAGAGCTTATGGTCGTTTCTTGAAAAATTTAAATGGAAAATATATTACAGCAGAAGATGTAGGAATGAATGCAAACGATATGGAACATATTGCTGCTGAAACTTCTTATGTGAGCGGAATGCCTGAAACTCGTGGAGGTTTAGGTGATCCATCTCCATTTACTGCTTATACAACATATATGGGTATGAAAGCTGCTGCCAAAAAGCAATTTGGAACGGATAGCTTAGCAGGTAAAAAGGTTTCTATCCAAGGTGCTGGTCATGTAGGTGAATATATAATCCAACATCTTGTAAAAGAGGGTTGTGAAATATATGTATCAGATTTCTACGAAGACCGCGTTAAAGATGTGGTGAATAAATATGGCATTAAGGGAGTTTCTTTAGACGAAATTTATGACCTTGATGTAGATATTTACTCTCCTTGTGCTTTAGGTGCCACTGTAAATAATGAGACTTTAGAACGCTTAAAATGTTCTATCATTGCAGGTTGTGCAAACAACCAGTTAGCCAATGAAAAAATACATGGTGATTTAGCTATGCAAAAAGGTATTCTTTATGCTCCAGATTTTTTAATAAATTCTGGCGGTGTAATTAATGTTTATGCAGAAGTAATTAAAACATCAAAAGATTGGTCTTGGAACAAATGTGAGTTTGTTTACGACCAAACATTGAAGGTATTTGAGCAGTCTGCTGCCCAAAACATCAATACGCAACAAGTAGCGATCGATATTGCACAGCAAAGAATTGATCAGGTTGCGGCTATAAAGAGCACATATTAA
- a CDS encoding phosphatidate cytidylyltransferase → MFNLNNRSELTQRVIVGFLGGVGMIGAIYFGAWTYFGLFLVISVATMLEFYKLLRLEEHLPLRTYGTLLGILIYCLTFFIELDMISSRWMYLVFVGFSSAYLIKLYSKGDKLPFKNLAYTFLGVMYVAVPFSLIHAYVFFDTKYHYEILIGAMLILWANDSGAYFSGKTFGRRKLFERISPKKTWEGSIGGAALAVTVSLIFSHFYTSLEAWRWVTIAIIIVVTGTYGDLVESLFKRSMSIKDSGTTLPGHGGFLDRFDGLLLSAPFIAAFLKIFPPNL, encoded by the coding sequence ATGTTCAATTTGAATAATCGCTCCGAATTAACGCAAAGAGTTATTGTCGGATTTTTAGGCGGAGTAGGAATGATAGGGGCCATCTATTTTGGTGCTTGGACTTACTTTGGCTTATTCCTCGTAATTAGTGTAGCTACAATGTTAGAATTTTACAAGCTACTCAGATTAGAGGAACACTTACCTTTAAGAACTTATGGAACACTTTTAGGTATCCTTATTTACTGCCTTACATTCTTTATTGAATTAGATATGATATCATCCCGATGGATGTATCTGGTATTTGTAGGGTTCTCTTCTGCATATCTTATAAAGCTATACAGTAAGGGTGATAAATTACCTTTTAAGAATTTAGCTTATACATTTTTAGGAGTGATGTATGTTGCTGTTCCGTTTTCATTAATACATGCTTATGTATTTTTTGATACTAAATATCACTACGAAATTTTAATTGGAGCTATGCTTATTTTATGGGCAAATGATTCTGGAGCTTATTTTTCTGGAAAAACATTTGGTCGTAGAAAGTTATTTGAGCGTATTTCTCCAAAGAAAACTTGGGAAGGTAGTATTGGAGGAGCTGCACTTGCAGTAACAGTTAGTTTAATATTCTCGCATTTTTATACTTCTTTAGAAGCATGGAGATGGGTAACTATTGCTATCATTATTGTAGTTACAGGTACTTATGGCGATTTGGTCGAATCTCTTTTTAAGAGAAGTATGAGTATTAAAGATTCTGGAACTACACTTCCTGGACATGGTGGTTTCTTAGATAGATTTGATGGATTATTATTATCAGCTCCATTTATTGCAGCTTTTTTGAAAATATTCCCTCCAAATCTTTAA
- a CDS encoding YHS domain-containing (seleno)protein gives MSYSQSSKEFNIDKNNVAVGGYDVISYTEGNVEEGSKEYTSSFQGVDYYFTSKEHADKFLSQPQKYIPAYGGWCAYAMADKGEKVDVNYETYVIQNGRLMLFYNKFFSNTYEDWQEEGPDKLEKVADKNWLKIIN, from the coding sequence GTGAGTTATTCACAATCATCAAAAGAATTCAACATTGATAAAAATAATGTAGCCGTAGGAGGTTACGATGTTATTAGCTATACCGAAGGTAACGTTGAAGAAGGATCTAAAGAGTATACATCCTCTTTTCAAGGAGTTGATTATTATTTTACATCCAAAGAACATGCTGATAAATTTTTATCTCAACCCCAAAAATACATCCCAGCTTATGGTGGTTGGTGTGCTTATGCTATGGCAGATAAAGGAGAAAAAGTAGATGTTAATTATGAAACCTATGTAATTCAGAATGGAAGATTAATGTTATTTTACAATAAATTTTTTTCAAATACTTATGAAGATTGGCAGGAGGAAGGACCTGATAAATTAGAAAAAGTAGCTGATAAAAATTGGTTGAAAATTATAAATTAA
- the recG gene encoding ATP-dependent DNA helicase RecG, with amino-acid sequence MNNIFDTKIEFLKGVGAVRAEILNKELGVYTFGDLLEQYPFRHEDRTHFYKINEVVSDTAYVQMIGRLTFVNSIGEGRSKRLVATFSDETGEMEFVWFRGAKWVEKSLKVGMWYIAYGKPQRYGFKFSISHPELDEYDPNTATPQATSGGLAPVYHTSEKMKTKKVDSRVLAKLTRTLLEKVYHTISETLPEYLIKEHNLISKGLAVAWTHFPKNAETLDQAKKRLKFEELFYLQLKIIASKVGKRTDKYRGQIFTIIPTFNDFFNNHLPFDLTGAQKRVIREIYNDMRSGYQMNRLLQGDVGSGKTIVAFMCMLMALDNDAQSALMAPTEILAQQHYNGLKEFADAMGVTIELLTGSSKTKTRRRIDETLRDGSLKIIVGTHALIEDKVDFYNLGLCVIDEQHRFGVAQRAALWKKSSKAKPHMLVMTATPIPRTLAMTVYGDLEVSVIDELPAGRKPIITWHKFEKGRLRVFGFLKEQVELGRQVYIVYPLIEESETLDYQNLMSGYESVTRAFPDYKVSVVHGRMKAADKDAEMQRFAEGKTEIMVATTVIEVGVNIPNSTVMIIENAEKFGLAQLHQLRGRVGRGGEQSYCILMTGDKLSKDGKVRIKTMVDTTDGFKIADADLKLRGPGDIEGTQQSGILDLRHADIGADAALLQEVRGIAEKILDEDPDLQKEENQLIKHQQSLLVKKSSTNWSRIS; translated from the coding sequence GTGAATAATATTTTTGATACTAAAATTGAGTTTTTAAAAGGAGTTGGAGCTGTTCGTGCAGAAATTCTAAATAAGGAGCTAGGAGTATATACTTTTGGAGATTTATTAGAGCAATACCCTTTCCGTCATGAAGATAGAACTCATTTTTATAAAATTAATGAGGTTGTAAGTGATACAGCTTATGTTCAGATGATTGGCCGTCTGACATTTGTAAATTCTATTGGTGAAGGTAGAAGTAAACGTTTGGTGGCTACATTTTCTGATGAAACCGGAGAAATGGAATTTGTTTGGTTCAGAGGAGCAAAGTGGGTAGAGAAATCACTGAAAGTTGGAATGTGGTATATAGCTTATGGCAAACCACAACGATATGGTTTTAAATTTTCCATTTCGCATCCAGAATTAGATGAATATGATCCAAATACAGCTACACCTCAGGCAACATCTGGAGGACTAGCTCCTGTCTATCACACTTCAGAAAAAATGAAGACAAAGAAAGTGGATAGTAGGGTATTAGCTAAATTGACAAGAACACTTTTAGAAAAAGTCTATCATACTATTTCAGAGACTTTACCCGAGTATTTGATAAAGGAGCATAATTTAATCTCAAAAGGGTTGGCAGTAGCATGGACTCATTTTCCTAAAAATGCTGAAACACTTGACCAAGCAAAGAAAAGATTAAAATTTGAAGAGTTATTTTACCTTCAATTAAAAATTATTGCTTCTAAAGTAGGGAAGAGAACAGATAAATATAGAGGTCAAATATTCACAATAATTCCCACCTTTAATGATTTCTTTAATAATCACCTTCCTTTTGATTTAACTGGCGCGCAAAAAAGAGTAATAAGAGAAATCTACAATGATATGCGAAGTGGCTATCAGATGAATAGATTATTACAAGGCGATGTAGGTAGTGGTAAAACTATAGTGGCATTTATGTGTATGCTTATGGCTCTTGATAATGATGCTCAGTCTGCATTAATGGCTCCAACAGAAATTCTAGCACAGCAGCATTATAATGGTTTAAAAGAGTTTGCAGATGCAATGGGTGTAACAATTGAGCTGTTAACTGGATCATCAAAAACAAAAACCAGAAGGAGAATTGACGAAACACTTAGAGATGGCTCATTAAAGATAATTGTGGGAACACATGCACTTATTGAGGATAAAGTAGATTTTTATAATTTAGGTTTATGTGTAATAGATGAACAGCATCGTTTTGGAGTTGCTCAACGTGCTGCTTTATGGAAAAAGAGCAGTAAAGCAAAGCCGCATATGTTGGTTATGACTGCAACACCAATTCCAAGAACTTTGGCTATGACTGTTTATGGTGATTTGGAGGTATCTGTTATAGATGAATTACCTGCAGGTAGAAAGCCAATTATCACATGGCATAAATTTGAAAAAGGAAGGTTACGTGTCTTTGGTTTCTTAAAAGAACAAGTTGAATTAGGTAGACAAGTCTACATTGTGTATCCTTTAATTGAAGAATCTGAAACACTCGATTATCAAAATTTAATGTCTGGGTACGAAAGTGTTACAAGGGCTTTTCCTGATTATAAAGTAAGTGTAGTTCATGGTAGAATGAAGGCAGCGGATAAGGACGCCGAAATGCAACGATTTGCTGAAGGAAAAACAGAAATTATGGTAGCAACAACTGTAATTGAAGTTGGTGTTAATATCCCTAATTCTACTGTGATGATAATTGAAAATGCAGAGAAATTTGGATTAGCACAACTTCATCAGCTTAGAGGTAGAGTTGGTAGAGGTGGAGAGCAGTCTTATTGTATTCTTATGACAGGTGATAAGCTATCTAAAGATGGTAAAGTAAGAATTAAAACAATGGTAGATACTACTGATGGTTTTAAAATTGCTGATGCTGATCTAAAACTTCGTGGACCAGGTGATATTGAAGGAACACAACAAAGTGGTATTCTTGATTTAAGGCATGCTGATATTGGAGCAGATGCTGCTTTATTACAAGAGGTAAGAGGTATTGCAGAAAAAATACTTGATGAGGATCCTGATTTGCAGAAAGAAGAAAATCAATTGATAAAACATCAACAGAGTTTATTAGTGAAAAAGTCTTCTACAAATTGGAGTAGGATAAGCTAA
- a CDS encoding CPBP family intramembrane glutamic endopeptidase codes for MNQDPFNYFKKFLFLILFIIAFTFIGQAVVVAVLLPIFDFDVNSIFSSITAQDNRTIMLIVQGISALFTFILGPIAYGFWYDKALLNTLRSTLVADKRQWVIAIFVIVAFLPLGSALLVWNQHIDFPSSLATLEASFKAKEIQLAQLTVFLVDFQSTGEFLLGLIVIAVFAGIGEELVFRGFLQRYLEGIFKNVHVGIWLTAIIFSAIHMQFYGFFVRMFLGVLLGYLFLWSGRSLYPSIIAHITNNALTVIGVYFNKEELLEEMANPFDAEAPEWYIVVISGIFAVALLMYYRKLYLDKRDNSLN; via the coding sequence ATGAATCAAGATCCGTTCAATTATTTTAAAAAATTTCTTTTTCTGATCTTATTTATCATTGCCTTTACATTTATTGGGCAAGCAGTTGTAGTGGCTGTTTTACTTCCAATATTCGATTTTGATGTAAATTCAATATTTAGTAGTATAACTGCACAAGATAATAGAACTATCATGTTAATAGTTCAGGGGATATCTGCACTTTTCACTTTTATTCTAGGGCCAATAGCTTATGGTTTTTGGTATGATAAAGCATTACTAAATACACTTAGAAGTACTTTAGTAGCAGATAAAAGACAATGGGTAATTGCAATATTTGTAATCGTAGCATTCTTACCTCTTGGATCTGCTTTATTAGTTTGGAATCAACATATTGATTTCCCATCAAGCTTAGCAACACTAGAAGCTAGTTTTAAAGCCAAAGAAATTCAATTAGCTCAATTAACTGTGTTCTTAGTCGATTTTCAATCTACTGGAGAGTTTTTATTAGGTCTAATTGTAATTGCTGTTTTTGCTGGAATTGGTGAAGAATTAGTATTTAGAGGTTTTTTACAAAGATACTTAGAAGGTATATTTAAGAATGTTCATGTGGGAATATGGCTTACTGCAATCATTTTTTCTGCTATTCATATGCAATTTTATGGTTTCTTTGTAAGAATGTTCTTGGGAGTCTTGCTAGGATACTTATTTTTGTGGTCAGGAAGAAGTTTATACCCTTCCATTATAGCCCACATTACAAATAACGCACTTACAGTTATTGGTGTTTATTTTAATAAAGAAGAGTTGTTAGAAGAAATGGCTAATCCTTTTGATGCTGAAGCACCAGAATGGTATATAGTTGTTATAAGCGGTATTTTTGCAGTAGCTCTGTTAATGTATTACAGAAAACTCTATTTGGACAAAAGAGATAATTCACTAAATTGA
- a CDS encoding ABC transporter ATP-binding protein — MNKENNNGQIFDSQVLSRMASFLKPHIKYFILLVSLTIGLGVLAPARPWLIQYTIDNFIVTDDMPGLNKMVIILIVVQLLQALVQFCHTYLSGWLGQHIVKDMRVQLYEHILKLKLKFYDNTPIGRLVTRAVSDIETLSEVFTNGVAAMLGDILQLIFIFAVMLYTDWRLTLISLSVLPVLLFSTYVFKEKIKVAFGDVRNAVSNLNTFVQEHITGMNVVQLFSAEKREQKEFQKINKEHRDANIDTVLYYSIYYPVAEVIAASGTGLLVWWGAHSVLEGYATLGTLIAFIMYINLFFRPIRMIADRFNTLQMGIVSSDRIIKLLDDKDFISNDGTYAPETIEGNVEFKHVWFAYKNDDYVLKDISFKVKHGETVALVGATGAGKSSIINLISRFYEINKGTITVNNIDVKEYDLYNLRKHIGVVLQDVFLFSSSIRENITLGDKSITDKQILDAAELVGAKSFIEKLPGGLSYEVMERGATLSVGQRQLLSFVRTMVYDPKIIILDEATSSVDSETEALIQNAISSMMQGRTSIAIAHRLATIRNANNIIVLDKGEIKESGSHDELLKQKGFYAKLYEMQYKEVENVN, encoded by the coding sequence GTGAACAAAGAAAATAATAACGGGCAAATATTCGATAGTCAGGTCTTATCAAGAATGGCATCTTTTTTAAAGCCTCACATCAAATATTTTATATTACTTGTCTCTTTGACAATTGGCCTTGGTGTTTTAGCTCCTGCTAGACCTTGGCTTATTCAGTATACCATAGATAATTTTATTGTGACAGACGATATGCCTGGTCTAAATAAAATGGTAATCATACTGATTGTAGTACAGTTACTTCAGGCATTAGTACAGTTTTGCCACACTTATTTATCGGGTTGGTTAGGGCAGCATATTGTAAAAGATATGCGTGTACAATTATACGAACATATTTTAAAGCTTAAACTTAAGTTTTATGACAATACACCTATAGGTAGATTAGTTACACGTGCAGTATCTGATATAGAAACCTTATCTGAGGTATTTACTAACGGAGTAGCAGCAATGCTAGGTGATATCCTTCAATTGATATTCATCTTTGCTGTTATGTTATATACAGATTGGAGATTAACATTAATAAGCTTATCAGTTCTGCCAGTACTACTCTTCTCAACTTACGTTTTCAAAGAGAAAATTAAAGTAGCTTTTGGCGATGTTAGAAATGCTGTATCTAACCTCAATACATTTGTACAAGAACATATCACAGGTATGAATGTGGTACAATTATTTAGTGCAGAAAAAAGAGAGCAAAAAGAATTTCAAAAAATTAATAAAGAACATAGAGATGCAAACATTGATACTGTTTTGTATTACTCAATCTATTATCCGGTAGCAGAAGTTATTGCAGCTTCTGGAACAGGATTATTAGTTTGGTGGGGTGCTCATAGTGTTTTAGAAGGTTACGCCACACTAGGTACTTTAATAGCCTTTATTATGTATATAAACCTGTTTTTTCGTCCAATAAGAATGATTGCAGATAGATTTAATACACTACAAATGGGTATTGTATCTTCTGATAGAATAATCAAATTATTAGACGATAAAGATTTTATATCAAATGATGGTACATATGCACCAGAGACTATAGAGGGCAATGTTGAGTTTAAACACGTGTGGTTTGCTTATAAAAATGATGATTATGTACTTAAAGACATATCATTTAAAGTAAAACATGGTGAAACAGTAGCCTTAGTTGGAGCAACAGGAGCAGGGAAGTCATCTATTATTAATTTGATTTCGCGCTTTTATGAGATCAATAAAGGGACAATTACTGTAAATAATATAGATGTAAAGGAATACGACCTTTATAATCTAAGGAAGCATATTGGCGTTGTTTTACAAGATGTGTTCTTGTTTTCTAGTTCAATTAGAGAAAATATTACACTTGGAGATAAATCAATTACAGATAAACAAATCTTAGATGCAGCAGAGTTAGTAGGTGCTAAGTCATTTATAGAAAAATTGCCAGGAGGATTAAGTTATGAGGTAATGGAACGAGGTGCGACACTTTCAGTTGGTCAACGTCAATTATTATCATTTGTTAGGACAATGGTTTACGACCCAAAAATCATTATTCTTGATGAGGCAACTTCATCAGTAGATTCTGAAACAGAAGCATTAATACAAAATGCAATATCTTCTATGATGCAAGGCCGAACTAGTATTGCAATTGCCCATAGATTAGCAACAATACGTAATGCTAACAATATAATTGTTTTAGATAAAGGTGAAATAAAAGAGTCTGGAAGCCATGATGAACTCCTAAAACAAAAAGGTTTTTATGCCAAGCTTTATGAGATGCAATACAAAGAAGTTGAGAACGTTAATTGA
- a CDS encoding alpha/beta fold hydrolase: MEKIYKTVNIDGDEISYFRIGKGEPLLLLHGALADNRMWNTHSEILSKHFDVIVPTQRHFGKNGPSDKPFGIETHTSDILKLLEELEIESIHVVAWSYGADIALNLATKVPNKLTSLYVYEPGYPGCLDDDEMKTFGTDANEMFGPIFYAVQEQKLDEAVELLIDGSGNSKGYFQQQSKQLRKEQLENKNSLPLQLSQIEQPNLNKEALFQITTRSCVAYGEYTRDLFKVVSQSVYSNLQNSAINEVRNATHMYPMEKPIEFSERVRFFIQK; the protein is encoded by the coding sequence ATGGAAAAAATATATAAAACGGTAAATATTGATGGAGATGAAATTTCTTATTTTAGAATAGGAAAAGGAGAACCATTATTGCTACTACACGGGGCTTTAGCAGATAATAGAATGTGGAATACGCATAGCGAGATACTATCAAAACATTTTGATGTTATTGTTCCTACTCAGCGTCATTTTGGAAAAAATGGACCATCTGATAAGCCTTTTGGGATAGAAACTCATACATCAGATATTCTAAAATTATTAGAAGAATTAGAGATCGAATCTATACACGTAGTTGCTTGGTCTTATGGTGCTGATATTGCATTAAATTTAGCAACAAAAGTACCTAATAAACTCACTTCTTTGTATGTATACGAACCTGGTTACCCCGGTTGTTTAGATGATGATGAGATGAAAACATTTGGTACAGATGCAAATGAAATGTTTGGACCTATATTTTATGCAGTACAAGAACAAAAATTAGACGAAGCAGTAGAATTATTAATTGATGGTTCAGGAAATAGCAAAGGTTATTTTCAACAACAAAGCAAACAATTAAGAAAAGAACAATTAGAAAATAAAAATTCTTTGCCATTACAGCTCTCTCAAATTGAACAGCCTAATTTAAATAAAGAAGCTCTATTTCAAATAACTACTAGAAGTTGTGTTGCTTACGGAGAGTATACAAGAGATTTATTTAAAGTTGTATCTCAGTCTGTATATTCAAATTTACAGAATAGTGCTATAAATGAAGTTAGAAATGCAACGCATATGTACCCTATGGAGAAACCTATTGAGTTTTCAGAAAGAGTAAGATTTTTTATTCAGAAATAA
- the dusB gene encoding tRNA dihydrouridine synthase DusB, whose translation MVKIGDLEVKDFPLLLAPMEDVSDPPFRAVCKENGADLMYTEFISAEGLIRDAAKSRMKLDIYDYERPIGIQIFGEKIDSMRHAAAIAEEANPEIIDINYGCPVKKVAGRGAGAGILLDIDKMQSMTEEIVKQVEKPVTVKTRLGWDDSTIRIVEVAKRLQDVGVKALTIHGRTREQMYKGVADWTKIAEVKNHPDIHIPIFGNGDIDSPQKALEYKEKYEVDGIMIGRAAIGYPWIFREVKHFMETGEILAPPTMEERIKTVKRHLNFSVEWKGDKTGIFEMRRHYTTYFKGITHFKPFRMRLVEAMDQDEVLNILTDVEEAFEKEIIL comes from the coding sequence GTGGTAAAAATAGGTGATTTAGAGGTCAAAGATTTTCCTTTATTATTGGCTCCAATGGAAGACGTTAGTGATCCTCCATTTAGAGCTGTCTGTAAGGAAAACGGGGCTGATTTAATGTACACAGAATTTATTTCTGCTGAGGGGTTGATACGTGATGCTGCTAAAAGCAGAATGAAATTAGATATATATGATTACGAACGTCCTATTGGTATTCAAATTTTTGGAGAAAAGATAGACTCTATGCGTCATGCAGCAGCGATTGCTGAAGAAGCTAACCCAGAAATTATTGATATTAATTATGGCTGTCCTGTTAAAAAGGTAGCAGGTAGAGGTGCTGGTGCTGGTATTTTATTAGACATTGATAAAATGCAAAGCATGACCGAAGAAATTGTAAAGCAAGTCGAAAAGCCCGTAACAGTTAAAACTCGTTTAGGGTGGGATGATAGTACAATCCGTATTGTTGAAGTAGCAAAACGTTTACAAGACGTTGGGGTTAAGGCTTTAACAATTCATGGTCGTACTCGTGAACAAATGTATAAAGGAGTTGCAGATTGGACAAAAATAGCGGAGGTTAAAAACCATCCAGATATTCATATTCCAATTTTTGGCAATGGTGATATTGATTCTCCTCAAAAAGCTTTAGAATACAAAGAAAAGTACGAGGTAGATGGTATAATGATTGGCCGTGCTGCAATTGGTTATCCTTGGATTTTTAGAGAAGTAAAACACTTTATGGAAACAGGTGAAATTCTTGCTCCTCCTACAATGGAAGAAAGAATTAAAACTGTTAAACGCCATTTAAATTTTTCTGTAGAATGGAAAGGAGATAAAACAGGAATCTTTGAAATGCGTAGACACTATACTACCTATTTTAAAGGTATAACTCATTTTAAGCCTTTTAGAATGCGTTTGGTAGAAGCAATGGATCAGGATGAGGTATTAAATATTTTAACTGACGTTGAAGAGGCTTTCGAAAAAGAAATTATTCTTTAA
- a CDS encoding putative signal transducing protein, with the protein MAQSNWEKVFASDQLYQAEIVKETLNERGINAVVLDKRDSSYNAFGYREVYVDKSVAEQATLIIKQDVQFE; encoded by the coding sequence ATGGCACAATCTAATTGGGAAAAAGTATTTGCAAGCGATCAGTTATACCAAGCTGAAATCGTAAAAGAAACTTTAAATGAAAGAGGCATTAATGCCGTTGTTTTAGACAAAAGAGACTCTTCCTATAATGCTTTTGGTTATAGAGAGGTCTATGTTGATAAATCAGTTGCTGAGCAAGCAACATTAATAATTAAGCAAGATGTTCAATTTGAATAA